In Pseudomonas sp. MM213, a genomic segment contains:
- a CDS encoding DNA-3-methyladenine glycosylase I: MRDYKWLHEYCLNRFGSAAELEAHLPVPKTAAQLRDISDDRYLSTMALRVFRAGLKHSLVDAKWPAFEEVFFKFDPEKVVLMSAEHLERLMQDARIIRHLGKLKSVPRNAQFVLDVAHEKGSFGELIADWPVTDIVGLWTYLKKHGHQLGGLSAPRFLRMVGKDTFVPSYDVVAALNAQKIVDKVPTSLRDLATVQGVFNQWHEESGGRPMSQISMMLAYTANH, encoded by the coding sequence ATGCGCGATTACAAGTGGCTGCACGAATACTGTCTGAACCGCTTCGGTTCCGCAGCCGAACTGGAAGCCCATCTGCCCGTTCCGAAGACTGCCGCGCAATTGCGCGATATCAGCGACGATCGCTACCTCTCGACCATGGCGCTGCGTGTGTTCCGCGCGGGGCTCAAGCACAGCCTAGTGGACGCCAAGTGGCCGGCCTTCGAAGAAGTGTTCTTCAAGTTCGACCCGGAAAAAGTCGTGCTGATGAGCGCCGAACACCTTGAACGCCTGATGCAGGACGCGCGGATCATCCGCCACCTGGGCAAGCTCAAGAGCGTGCCGCGCAATGCGCAGTTCGTGCTGGACGTGGCCCATGAGAAAGGCAGCTTTGGCGAGTTGATCGCCGATTGGCCGGTGACCGATATCGTCGGCTTGTGGACCTACCTGAAAAAACACGGTCATCAATTGGGTGGTTTGTCGGCGCCGAGATTTTTGCGGATGGTCGGCAAGGACACCTTTGTGCCGAGTTATGACGTGGTGGCGGCGCTGAATGCGCAGAAGATCGTCGACAAAGTGCCCACCAGCCTGCGGGACCTGGCCACGGTGCAGGGCGTGTTCAACCAGTGGCATGAAGAAAGCGGCGGGCGGCCGATGAGTCAGATCTCGATGATGCTGGCGTACACCGCCAATCATTGA
- the ttcA gene encoding tRNA 2-thiocytidine(32) synthetase TtcA yields MGTLTVNQNKLQKRLRRQAGEAVADFNMIEDGDKVMVCLSGGKDSYTMLDVLMHLQKVAPIKFEIVAVNMDQKQPGFPEDVLPAYLKTLGIEYHIVEKDTYSVVKELIPEGKTTCSLCSRLRRGTLYTFADEIGATKMALGHHRDDIVETFFLNMFFNGSLKAMPPKLRADDGRNVVIRPLAYCNEKDIQAYSDLKQFPIIPCNLCGSQENLQRQVVKEMLQEWERKTPGRTESIFRSLQNVIPSQLADRNLFDFTNLRIDETAMSRFVNVVNL; encoded by the coding sequence ATGGGCACTCTCACGGTCAACCAGAACAAACTGCAAAAGCGCCTTCGCCGTCAGGCCGGTGAGGCTGTCGCCGATTTCAACATGATTGAAGACGGCGACAAGGTCATGGTCTGCCTGTCCGGCGGCAAGGACAGCTACACCATGCTCGACGTGCTGATGCATTTGCAGAAGGTCGCGCCGATCAAGTTCGAGATCGTGGCCGTGAACATGGACCAGAAGCAGCCGGGTTTCCCTGAGGACGTGCTGCCGGCGTACCTCAAAACCCTGGGCATCGAATACCACATCGTCGAGAAAGACACGTATTCGGTGGTCAAGGAGCTGATTCCGGAAGGCAAGACCACCTGCTCGCTGTGCTCGCGCCTGCGTCGCGGCACGCTCTACACCTTTGCCGACGAAATCGGCGCGACCAAAATGGCCCTCGGTCACCACCGCGACGACATCGTCGAAACGTTCTTCCTCAATATGTTCTTCAACGGCTCGCTCAAGGCCATGCCGCCGAAGCTGCGCGCCGACGACGGCCGCAACGTGGTGATCCGCCCGTTGGCCTACTGCAACGAAAAAGACATCCAGGCCTACTCGGACCTCAAGCAATTCCCGATCATCCCGTGCAACCTCTGCGGTTCCCAGGAAAACCTGCAGCGTCAGGTGGTCAAGGAAATGCTGCAGGAGTGGGAGCGCAAGACGCCGGGCCGCACCGAAAGCATTTTCCGCAGCTTGCAAAACGTGATCCCGTCGCAATTGGCGGACCGCAACCTGTTCGACTTCACCAACCTGCGGATCGACGAAACCGCCATGTCGCGGTTCGTTAACGTAGTAAACCTCTAA
- a CDS encoding Yip1 family protein codes for MIHHVVGLFTHPDQEWKEIRGDQEESISHMYLTHTLILAAIPAVSAFIGTTQVGWVIGSRAPVMLTQESALWMTIMSYVAMLGGVAVMGAFIHWMARTYDANPSLARCVAFATYTATPLFIGGLAALYPHMWLGMIVGTAAICYTVYLLYVGLPTFMNIPSDEGFLFSSSVLAVGLVVLVAIMAFTVIVWGLGVGPVYTN; via the coding sequence ATGATCCATCACGTAGTGGGGCTCTTCACCCACCCCGACCAGGAATGGAAAGAAATCCGTGGCGACCAAGAGGAAAGCATCAGCCACATGTACCTGACCCACACGCTGATTCTGGCGGCGATCCCCGCCGTGTCGGCGTTTATCGGCACCACGCAGGTCGGCTGGGTAATTGGCAGCCGGGCACCGGTGATGCTGACGCAGGAAAGCGCGCTATGGATGACGATCATGTCGTACGTGGCGATGCTCGGCGGCGTTGCCGTAATGGGCGCGTTCATCCACTGGATGGCCCGCACCTATGACGCCAACCCGAGTCTGGCACGTTGCGTTGCGTTTGCGACCTACACCGCGACCCCGCTGTTCATTGGCGGCCTCGCGGCACTGTACCCACACATGTGGCTGGGGATGATCGTCGGGACGGCGGCCATCTGCTACACGGTGTACCTGCTGTATGTGGGGCTTCCAACTTTCATGAACATTCCATCTGACGAGGGATTTCTGTTTTCAAGTTCGGTGCTCGCCGTCGGTTTAGTCGTACTGGTGGCGATCATGGCGTTCACTGTCATTGTCTGGGGACTCGGCGTGGGGCCGGTCTACACGAACTAG
- a CDS encoding SprT family zinc-dependent metalloprotease produces MPEQLNTRVEDCYQQAESFFKRTFKRPVVSLKLRGQKAGVAHLHENLLRFNPQLYRENTEDFLKQTVAHEVAHLIAHQLFGDRIQPHGEEWQLIMRGVYELPPNRCHTYDVKRRSVTRYIYKCPCADSDFPFSAQRHSLVRQGRRYLCRRCRSTLVFSGEMRVE; encoded by the coding sequence ATGCCCGAGCAACTCAATACCCGCGTCGAAGACTGTTACCAACAAGCCGAATCCTTTTTCAAACGAACCTTCAAACGCCCCGTGGTGAGCCTCAAGCTGCGCGGGCAAAAAGCCGGTGTCGCGCATCTGCACGAGAACCTGCTGCGCTTCAATCCGCAGCTGTACCGCGAAAACACTGAAGACTTCCTCAAGCAGACCGTGGCCCATGAAGTCGCCCACCTGATCGCTCATCAGCTGTTTGGCGATCGCATCCAGCCCCACGGCGAAGAGTGGCAACTGATCATGCGTGGCGTGTACGAACTGCCGCCCAATCGCTGCCACACCTACGACGTCAAGCGCCGCAGCGTGACGCGCTATATCTACAAATGCCCGTGCGCCGACAGTGATTTCCCGTTTTCGGCGCAGCGCCATAGCCTGGTGCGGCAGGGGCGGCGGTATTTGTGTCGGCGGTGCCGGAGCACGTTGGTGTTCAGTGGGGAGATGCGGGTCGAATAA
- a CDS encoding CaiB/BaiF CoA transferase family protein translates to MPGPLASLKVLDFSTLLPGPFASLLLADMGAEVLRIESPTRMDLLRVLPPHDQGVSASHAYLNRNKRSLALDLKQPEALAVIKQLVQDYDIVLEQFRPGVMERLGLGYEALKAINPKLIYVSITGYGQTGPYKDRAGHDINYLALAGLASYTGRADNGPLPLGVQVADVAGGSLHGVIGLLAAVIARQQSGLGQHLDVSMTDCAFSLNAMAGAGYLACGEEPGREDQMLNGGSFYDYYRSRDGRWLSVGSLEPPFMKQLCTALGLEELAALGLSPQPAQQKKLKDALQTEFEKHDFAELCALFAELDACVEPVLTLGEAIRHPQLQARELVTDVPRGDGTNQAQMACPLKFSDGLPEPRHIGAALGEHTDQVLGELGFSSLRIEELRRAKVIM, encoded by the coding sequence ATGCCCGGCCCATTGGCATCACTCAAGGTTCTGGATTTCTCGACACTGTTGCCGGGGCCGTTCGCCTCGCTGTTATTGGCTGACATGGGCGCCGAGGTCTTGCGCATCGAATCGCCGACCCGCATGGACCTGTTGCGCGTGCTGCCGCCCCATGACCAAGGCGTGTCGGCCAGCCACGCGTACCTCAATCGCAACAAGCGCAGCCTGGCGCTGGACCTCAAGCAGCCCGAGGCGCTGGCGGTGATCAAGCAACTGGTGCAGGACTACGACATCGTCCTGGAACAATTCCGCCCTGGTGTCATGGAACGATTGGGCCTGGGGTATGAAGCGTTGAAAGCCATCAACCCAAAGCTGATCTACGTGTCGATCACTGGATACGGGCAAACCGGCCCCTACAAGGATCGCGCCGGCCACGACATCAATTACCTGGCGTTGGCGGGGCTGGCGAGCTACACCGGCCGCGCCGACAACGGCCCGCTGCCCTTGGGCGTGCAAGTGGCGGATGTCGCCGGCGGTTCGCTGCACGGCGTCATCGGCCTGCTGGCGGCGGTGATCGCCCGGCAACAAAGCGGATTGGGGCAGCATCTGGATGTGAGCATGACCGACTGCGCATTCAGCCTGAACGCCATGGCCGGGGCCGGGTACCTGGCCTGCGGCGAGGAGCCGGGCCGGGAAGACCAGATGCTCAACGGCGGCAGCTTTTACGACTATTACCGTTCGCGGGATGGCCGCTGGTTATCGGTGGGCAGCCTGGAGCCGCCGTTCATGAAGCAACTGTGCACGGCACTGGGGCTGGAGGAGTTGGCGGCGTTGGGCCTGTCACCTCAGCCTGCCCAGCAAAAGAAGCTAAAGGACGCGCTGCAGACTGAATTCGAGAAACACGACTTTGCCGAATTGTGCGCACTGTTTGCCGAGCTCGATGCGTGCGTCGAGCCGGTGCTGACCTTGGGTGAGGCAATTCGGCATCCGCAGTTGCAGGCGCGGGAATTGGTGACCGACGTGCCGCGAGGGGATGGCACGAACCAGGCGCAGATGGCGTGTCCGTTGAAGTTCTCGGATGGGTTGCCCGAGCCTCGGCATATCGGTGCGGCGCTGGGTGAGCATACGGATCAGGTATTGGGGGAGTTGGGGTTTAGTTCGCTGCGAATTGAAGAATTGCGGCGTGCCAAGGTGATTATGTAG